In one Oscillospiraceae bacterium genomic region, the following are encoded:
- a CDS encoding aspartyl/glutamyl-tRNA amidotransferase subunit B, which translates to MIWETVIGLETHVELATETKIFCSCTTAFGGAPNTHCCPVCTGMPGALPVLNEKVVELAVRAGLALNCAITRRCKFDRKNYFYPDLPKAYQVSQLYLPIARGGAVTLPDGKTVRIHELHMEEDAGKLVHDPWLDQTRCDYNRCGVPLIEIVTEPDFRTAQEVVAYLEQLKSTLQYLGVSDCKMQEGSLRCDVNLSVRPAGTDALGTRTEMKNLSSFKAISRAIAYEARRQIELIEEGKRVVQETRRWDENKDATFAMRSKENAQDYRYFPDPDLPPLELAPEWLDRLRAEQPELAPEKRARYRRDYGLPPYDAEMLTSQKALALLFEEAVALGAPPKQAANWIMGEVLRQLSARTMEAKDMAFSPQTLARLIALVEEGRLNRNTAVRVFDAVFDGGDADAYVREHALEQVSDPEVVARAVEEVFAAHPKSVADYRAGKEKAFGFLVGQAMRRLKGQASPQAVNAAVRERLDTPL; encoded by the coding sequence ATGATCTGGGAGACGGTTATCGGCCTGGAGACCCACGTGGAGCTGGCCACCGAGACGAAAATCTTCTGTTCCTGCACCACCGCCTTCGGCGGCGCGCCCAACACCCACTGCTGCCCGGTGTGCACCGGGATGCCCGGCGCGCTGCCCGTGCTCAACGAAAAGGTGGTGGAGCTGGCCGTCAGGGCCGGGCTGGCCCTGAACTGCGCCATCACCCGGCGCTGCAAATTCGACCGCAAGAACTACTTCTACCCCGACCTGCCCAAGGCCTACCAGGTCAGCCAGCTCTACCTGCCCATCGCGCGGGGCGGCGCGGTGACCCTGCCGGACGGCAAAACCGTGCGCATCCACGAGCTGCACATGGAGGAGGACGCGGGCAAGCTGGTCCACGACCCCTGGCTGGACCAGACCCGCTGCGACTACAACCGCTGCGGCGTGCCCCTCATCGAGATCGTCACCGAGCCCGACTTCCGCACGGCGCAGGAGGTGGTGGCCTACCTGGAGCAGCTCAAATCCACCCTCCAGTACCTGGGTGTGTCCGACTGCAAGATGCAGGAGGGCAGCCTGCGCTGCGACGTGAACCTGTCGGTGCGCCCCGCCGGGACGGACGCGCTGGGCACCCGCACCGAGATGAAGAACCTCAGCTCCTTCAAGGCGATTTCCCGGGCCATCGCCTACGAGGCCCGGCGGCAGATTGAGCTGATTGAGGAGGGCAAACGGGTGGTGCAGGAGACCCGGCGGTGGGACGAGAACAAGGACGCCACCTTCGCCATGCGCTCCAAGGAGAACGCCCAGGACTACCGCTACTTCCCCGACCCCGACCTGCCGCCCCTGGAGCTGGCCCCGGAGTGGCTGGACCGCCTGCGCGCGGAGCAGCCGGAGCTGGCCCCGGAAAAGCGGGCGCGCTACCGGCGGGATTACGGCCTGCCGCCCTACGACGCCGAGATGCTCACCTCCCAAAAGGCCCTGGCCCTGCTTTTTGAGGAGGCGGTGGCCCTGGGCGCGCCCCCCAAGCAGGCCGCCAACTGGATCATGGGCGAGGTGCTGCGCCAGCTCTCCGCCCGGACCATGGAGGCCAAGGATATGGCCTTTTCCCCCCAAACCCTCGCCCGGCTGATCGCCCTGGTGGAGGAGGGCAGGCTCAACCGCAACACCGCCGTGCGGGTGTTCGACGCGGTCTTTGACGGCGGCGACGCGGACGCCTACGTCCGGGAACACGCGCTGGAGCAGGTCTCCGACCCGGAGGTGGTGGCCAGGGCGGTGGAGGAGGTCTTTGCCGCGCATCCCAAGTCGGTGGCCGACTACCGCGCGGGCAAGGAGAAGGCCTTCGGCTTCCTGGTGGGGCAGGCCATGCGCCGCCTGAAGGGCCAGGCCTCCCCCCAGGCGGTCAACGCGGCCGTGCGTGAGAGGCTGGACACCCCTTTATAA
- a CDS encoding kinase, with amino-acid sequence MAGRPRVAVAGHICLDITPIFPAGRARRVEELLVPGKLVHMEGISLHTGGCVANTGLALKELGAEVSLMGKVGEDGFGTLVREFLEGCGAAEGLITVPGERTSYSVVLSPPGIDRIFLHDPGANDTFSAADLDYAGVAGHDLFHFGYPPILRRMYADGGAELAGLLRAVKELGVPTSVDLAAVDPETEAGRADWTAILRRALPWVDYFVPSAEELAFMVDRPLWARWNAAGGDPTGAVDLARDLPPLAARALEWGAGAVLIKCGARGLYYRDGRGQYFQESYRPERICSATGAGDTAIASFLLAVLRGLDTPRCLALAAAAGAACVAAYDALGGLCAQAALEARIDGGWATQPQALPGWRALGGGLWAGPGGE; translated from the coding sequence GTGGCCGGGCGGCCGCGGGTGGCGGTGGCCGGGCACATCTGCCTGGACATCACACCCATCTTCCCCGCCGGGCGGGCGCGCCGGGTGGAGGAGCTGCTGGTGCCGGGCAAGCTGGTGCACATGGAGGGCATCAGCCTCCACACCGGCGGGTGCGTGGCCAACACCGGGCTGGCGCTGAAGGAGCTGGGGGCGGAGGTCTCCCTCATGGGCAAGGTGGGGGAGGACGGCTTCGGCACCCTGGTGCGGGAGTTTCTGGAGGGCTGCGGCGCGGCGGAGGGCTTAATCACGGTGCCCGGCGAGCGGACCTCCTACTCGGTGGTGCTCTCCCCGCCGGGCATTGACCGCATTTTCCTCCACGACCCCGGCGCCAACGACACCTTTTCCGCCGCGGATCTGGACTATGCTGGCGTGGCGGGCCACGACCTGTTCCACTTCGGCTACCCGCCCATCCTGCGCCGCATGTACGCGGACGGGGGCGCGGAGCTGGCCGGGCTGCTGCGCGCCGTAAAGGAGCTGGGCGTGCCCACGTCGGTGGATCTGGCCGCGGTGGACCCGGAGACGGAGGCGGGGCGGGCCGACTGGACGGCCATCCTCCGCCGCGCCCTGCCGTGGGTGGACTACTTCGTCCCCTCGGCGGAGGAGCTGGCCTTTATGGTGGACCGGCCCCTGTGGGCGCGCTGGAACGCCGCCGGGGGGGACCCCACCGGGGCCGTCGATTTGGCGCGGGATCTGCCCCCCCTGGCGGCGCGGGCGCTGGAGTGGGGGGCCGGGGCGGTGCTGATCAAATGCGGCGCCCGGGGGCTCTACTACCGGGACGGGCGGGGGCAGTATTTTCAGGAGAGCTACCGGCCCGAGCGCATCTGCTCGGCCACCGGGGCGGGGGACACCGCCATCGCCTCCTTCCTGCTCGCGGTGCTGCGGGGGCTGGATACGCCCCGCTGCCTGGCTCTGGCCGCCGCGGCCGGGGCGGCCTGCGTGGCCGCCTACGACGCCCTGGGCGGGCTGTGCGCCCAGGCGGCGCTGGAGGCGCGTATCGACGGCGGCTGGGCGACCCAGCCCCAGGCGCTGCCCGGCTGGCGGGCGCTGGGCGGCGGCCTGTGGGCCGGGCCCGGCGGGGAATAG
- a CDS encoding fructose-bisphosphate aldolase: MLTTLREVLGEARRGGYAVGLFNTVNLEMARAVVYAAEERRSPAILGSAEVLLRHCSLRELADLLLPMIRRSPVPLVLHFDHGLTEGKVIEALRCGFSSVMYDCSGDPYGENVRKCAEMARIAHAFGATLEAELGHVGSGSDADDGSVYTQPEQAADFCARTGVDALAVAIGTAHGPYLKKPELDLDRLAQIRAAVDTPLVLHGGSGLSDGDFRSCIKGGVTKINIFTDLDRAGAEGARRALEAGERALTGLLPAATAAIQDCVAHKMDLFGSSGRA, from the coding sequence ATGCTGACCACATTGCGCGAGGTGCTGGGCGAGGCCCGGCGGGGCGGCTACGCCGTGGGGCTGTTCAACACCGTGAACCTGGAGATGGCCCGGGCCGTGGTGTACGCGGCCGAGGAGCGCCGTTCCCCGGCCATCCTGGGCTCGGCGGAGGTGCTGCTGCGGCACTGCTCCCTGCGGGAGCTGGCCGACCTGCTGCTGCCCATGATCCGCCGCTCCCCAGTGCCCCTGGTGCTGCACTTCGACCACGGGCTGACCGAGGGGAAGGTCATCGAGGCCCTGCGCTGCGGCTTCTCCTCGGTGATGTACGACTGCTCCGGCGACCCTTACGGGGAGAACGTGCGCAAGTGCGCGGAGATGGCCCGCATCGCCCACGCCTTCGGGGCCACCCTGGAGGCCGAGCTGGGCCACGTGGGCTCGGGGAGCGACGCGGACGACGGCTCGGTGTACACCCAGCCGGAGCAGGCCGCCGACTTCTGCGCCCGCACCGGGGTGGACGCCCTGGCGGTGGCCATCGGCACCGCCCACGGGCCCTACTTAAAGAAACCCGAGCTGGATTTGGACCGCCTGGCCCAAATCCGCGCGGCGGTGGACACGCCCCTGGTGCTCCACGGCGGCTCCGGGCTGTCCGACGGGGATTTCCGCAGCTGCATCAAGGGCGGCGTGACCAAGATCAACATCTTCACCGACCTGGACCGGGCCGGGGCCGAGGGGGCCCGGAGGGCCCTGGAGGCGGGGGAGCGCGCCCTTACCGGCCTGCTGCCCGCCGCCACCGCGGCCATTCAGGACTGCGTGGCCCACAAGATGGACCTCTTCGGGTCCTCGGGGAGGGCGTGA
- a CDS encoding proline iminopeptidase: MKKRTKAAAGAAAAAAGGLALLSAWKGLRRERLRITAPEGIDEGEWAWIGGMEQYLHHRGRNRDNPVLLFLHGGPGCPELPFAHTFQIPWEERLTVVHWDQRGAGKTGLHTSRRAVEPTLSLERMIEDLDEVISHLKRKYHREKILLLGHSWGSVLGCSYVKRYPESALAYIGVGQVVNMRENEYVGFNRAMEAAVAAGDRRGAAALRAMEPYPGDYARFIRHLPRVRAIQGRYGLAEHISAKNVAAVAASPWYALYDCTCFLRPGAMGGQSGLMEDLYDFDLPALGSRYRVPFFLIQGEEDWQTPYPLAKAYFETVDAPEKGFYSIPDAGHFTMLDQSARFTRALFEIMDAVKGEDELC, from the coding sequence ATGAAAAAACGGACCAAGGCGGCCGCGGGGGCCGCGGCTGCGGCGGCAGGCGGGCTGGCGCTGCTCTCCGCCTGGAAGGGCCTGCGGCGGGAGCGGCTGCGCATTACCGCCCCGGAGGGGATCGACGAGGGCGAGTGGGCCTGGATCGGGGGCATGGAGCAGTATCTCCACCACCGGGGGCGGAACCGGGACAACCCGGTGCTCCTCTTCCTCCACGGCGGGCCGGGCTGCCCGGAGCTGCCCTTCGCCCACACCTTCCAGATCCCCTGGGAGGAGCGCCTCACGGTGGTCCACTGGGATCAGCGGGGGGCGGGCAAAACGGGGCTGCACACCTCCCGCCGGGCGGTGGAGCCCACCCTGAGCCTGGAGCGGATGATCGAGGATTTGGACGAGGTGATCTCCCACCTGAAGCGGAAGTACCACAGGGAGAAGATCCTCCTGCTGGGGCACTCCTGGGGCTCGGTGCTGGGGTGCAGCTACGTCAAGCGCTACCCGGAGTCCGCGCTGGCCTATATCGGGGTGGGCCAGGTGGTCAACATGCGGGAGAACGAGTACGTGGGCTTCAACCGGGCCATGGAGGCCGCCGTGGCGGCGGGGGACCGGCGCGGTGCGGCGGCCCTGCGGGCCATGGAGCCCTACCCCGGGGACTACGCCCGGTTTATCCGGCACCTGCCCAGGGTGCGCGCCATCCAGGGCAGGTACGGCCTGGCGGAGCACATCTCGGCCAAAAATGTGGCGGCGGTGGCGGCCTCCCCCTGGTACGCCCTGTACGACTGCACCTGCTTCCTCCGCCCCGGCGCCATGGGGGGGCAGAGCGGCCTGATGGAGGATCTCTACGACTTCGACCTGCCCGCCCTGGGCAGCCGCTATCGCGTCCCCTTCTTCCTGATCCAGGGGGAGGAGGACTGGCAGACCCCCTACCCGCTGGCAAAGGCCTATTTCGAGACCGTGGACGCGCCGGAGAAGGGGTTCTACAGTATCCCGGACGCGGGCCACTTCACCATGCTGGACCAGAGCGCGCGCTTCACCCGCGCCCTCTTTGAGATTATGGACGCCGTGAAAGGGGAGGACGAGTTATGCTGA
- a CDS encoding S-adenosylmethionine-dependent methyltransferase: MRQSTEIKEASRLSFDRQAADYDRAVYGDHARKLYAPILGALDGVPHRRLLDLGCGTGELLKVLLELGGNTACTGLDLSENMLAVAREKLGERAQLVRGDAERLPFGDGSFDAVVCNDSFHHYPNPAAVVAEVERVLRPGGTFVLGDCRHAWPGRALINLFMRYSKGGDVKIYAEREIRALLSARFGAVDYRVVNAHAFLATGKKQR, translated from the coding sequence ATGAGACAGAGCACGGAGATCAAGGAGGCCTCCCGCCTCAGCTTCGACCGGCAGGCGGCCGACTACGACAGGGCGGTGTACGGCGACCACGCCCGCAAGCTCTACGCCCCCATCCTGGGGGCGCTGGACGGGGTGCCCCACCGCAGGCTGCTGGATCTGGGCTGCGGCACGGGGGAGCTCTTAAAGGTGCTGCTGGAGCTGGGGGGAAACACGGCGTGCACCGGGCTGGACCTGTCGGAAAACATGCTGGCCGTGGCCCGGGAGAAGCTGGGGGAGCGGGCGCAGCTGGTGCGGGGGGACGCGGAGCGCCTCCCCTTCGGGGACGGGAGCTTTGACGCGGTGGTCTGCAACGACTCCTTCCACCACTACCCCAACCCGGCCGCGGTGGTGGCCGAGGTGGAGCGGGTGCTCCGGCCCGGCGGGACCTTCGTGCTGGGGGACTGCCGCCACGCTTGGCCCGGGCGGGCGCTCATCAACCTCTTTATGCGGTATTCCAAGGGCGGGGACGTGAAGATCTACGCGGAGCGGGAGATCCGCGCCCTGCTGTCGGCCCGGTTCGGCGCGGTGGACTACCGCGTGGTGAACGCCCACGCCTTCCTGGCCACGGGGAAAAAACAAAGGTAG
- a CDS encoding alpha/beta hydrolase produces METKPKKRRRALKITCIVLGCVLVLAVAALGWVGNFFFNFALNPKADVAFEDSPSSLVEGAPAAQVNPYVAADPDAWLAEHAEDAWLTSRDALELHAYRADIPGGHRYAILCHGYKNQAKNMAAQASHFYDLGYSVLLPDARGHGLSQGDYIGMGWPERHDIVDWIATLVEADPQAEIVLYGVSMGGATVMMVSGEALPENVKCIVEDCGYASVWDEFAGQLDDLYGLPPVPVLNALDVVCRIRAGYSIVEASAVDQVAKSVTPTLFIHGDADAFVPFRMLDQVYNAAACEKEKLVVEGAAHAKSDDVDPELYWTTVDGFLARHVGA; encoded by the coding sequence ATGGAAACCAAACCCAAGAAGCGCCGCCGGGCGCTGAAAATCACCTGTATCGTCCTGGGCTGCGTTCTGGTGCTGGCCGTGGCCGCCCTGGGCTGGGTGGGCAACTTTTTCTTCAACTTCGCCCTCAACCCCAAGGCCGACGTGGCCTTTGAGGACTCCCCCTCCTCCCTGGTGGAGGGCGCGCCCGCGGCGCAGGTCAACCCCTACGTGGCCGCCGACCCGGACGCCTGGCTGGCCGAACACGCGGAAGACGCCTGGCTCACCAGCCGGGACGCTCTGGAGCTGCACGCCTACCGGGCGGACATCCCCGGCGGCCACCGCTACGCCATCCTCTGCCACGGCTACAAGAACCAGGCCAAAAACATGGCGGCCCAGGCCAGCCACTTTTACGATCTGGGCTACAGCGTGCTGCTGCCCGACGCCCGGGGCCACGGCCTCAGCCAGGGGGATTACATCGGCATGGGCTGGCCCGAGCGGCACGACATTGTGGACTGGATCGCCACCCTGGTGGAGGCCGACCCCCAGGCCGAGATTGTGCTCTACGGCGTGTCCATGGGCGGGGCCACGGTGATGATGGTGTCGGGCGAGGCGCTGCCGGAGAACGTCAAGTGTATCGTGGAGGACTGCGGCTACGCCTCCGTGTGGGACGAGTTCGCCGGGCAGCTGGACGATCTCTACGGCCTGCCCCCCGTGCCCGTGCTCAACGCCCTGGACGTGGTGTGCCGCATCCGGGCCGGGTACAGCATCGTGGAGGCCAGCGCGGTGGACCAGGTGGCCAAGTCCGTGACCCCCACCCTCTTCATCCACGGCGACGCCGACGCCTTCGTCCCCTTCCGCATGCTGGACCAGGTGTACAACGCCGCAGCATGCGAAAAGGAAAAGCTGGTGGTGGAGGGTGCGGCCCACGCCAAATCCGACGACGTGGACCCGGAGCTCTACTGGACCACGGTGGACGGCTTCCTGGCCCGCCACGTGGGCGCATAA
- a CDS encoding NADH oxidase, producing MNPYYPHLFQPLCVKRVRFKNRIFSAPNMMCYMDANGFPTPDMIAYYAEKARGGAAAVTIGDTPVDREHAATNPRSFNLSYAALPYLSELAMAIHEHGAVASLELNHGGLVAEPAANGGGEPWGPVDFVRDWDGVHVHGMTEADMETVAERFADGAELLKTAGFDMCLVHGGHGWLLGQFLSPLYNTRADAYGGSLENRAKFPLMVVRRIRERVGEDFLIEYRMSGAEEIAGGLGKEEGVAFAKLLDGEVDLIHVSAALDIEEAQAVHTHPTMFLPHGVNVHYAAAVKAAGVRTPVVTVGAISDPELAEGILAGGQADAVAMARALIADPAFPEKARHGRGADIIPCLRCLDCLTGIHTGQHFQCAVNARTGREARYRNTVRPAGTARSVLVVGGGPGGLTAAATAARRGHAVTLAEASDRLGGLLKFTDYDDLKVDLMRLKNYLIRQVEASPVKVLLGTRVTPEFIRAGGYEAVILAVGSAPARPPIPGLDSPAVRHATEVYTRLDQIGKRVAVLGGGLVGCETGLFLAERDHSVTIVEMQPELAPEANWMHREGMMQAFAKADLTARTSMKVSGVTEVGVYAVNGAGEEEFLPADTVVYAMGMRPNTRIVEELSDVCLDTRAVGDCVRARKARQAMEEGFWAAVDLA from the coding sequence ATGAACCCCTATTACCCGCACCTGTTCCAGCCCCTGTGCGTGAAGCGGGTGCGCTTTAAAAACCGGATCTTTTCCGCCCCCAACATGATGTGCTACATGGACGCCAACGGCTTTCCCACCCCCGACATGATCGCCTACTACGCCGAGAAGGCCAGGGGGGGCGCGGCGGCGGTGACCATCGGCGACACCCCCGTGGACCGGGAGCACGCCGCCACCAACCCCCGCTCCTTCAACCTGAGCTATGCCGCCCTGCCCTACCTCTCGGAGCTGGCCATGGCCATCCACGAGCACGGCGCGGTGGCCTCCCTGGAACTCAACCACGGCGGCCTGGTGGCCGAGCCGGCGGCCAACGGCGGCGGCGAGCCCTGGGGCCCGGTGGACTTCGTCCGGGACTGGGACGGCGTCCACGTCCACGGCATGACCGAGGCGGACATGGAGACGGTGGCGGAGCGCTTCGCCGACGGGGCCGAGCTGCTCAAAACCGCGGGCTTTGACATGTGCCTGGTCCACGGCGGACACGGCTGGCTGCTGGGCCAGTTCCTCTCGCCCCTCTACAACACCCGCGCCGACGCCTACGGCGGAAGCCTGGAAAACCGGGCCAAATTCCCCCTGATGGTGGTCCGCCGCATCCGGGAGCGGGTGGGGGAGGACTTCCTCATTGAGTACCGCATGTCGGGCGCGGAGGAGATCGCCGGGGGCCTGGGCAAGGAGGAGGGGGTGGCCTTCGCCAAGCTGCTGGACGGGGAGGTGGATCTGATCCACGTCTCCGCCGCGCTGGACATCGAGGAGGCCCAGGCGGTGCACACCCACCCCACCATGTTCCTGCCCCACGGGGTCAACGTCCACTACGCCGCCGCCGTCAAGGCCGCGGGGGTGCGCACGCCGGTGGTCACCGTGGGCGCCATCTCCGACCCGGAGCTGGCCGAGGGCATCCTGGCCGGGGGGCAGGCCGACGCGGTGGCCATGGCCCGCGCCCTGATCGCCGACCCCGCCTTCCCCGAGAAGGCCCGCCACGGCAGGGGGGCGGACATCATCCCCTGCCTGCGCTGCCTGGACTGCCTCACCGGGATACACACCGGCCAGCACTTCCAGTGCGCCGTCAACGCGCGGACGGGCCGGGAGGCCCGCTACCGCAACACCGTCCGCCCCGCCGGGACCGCCCGCAGCGTGCTGGTGGTGGGGGGCGGCCCCGGCGGCCTGACGGCGGCGGCCACCGCCGCCCGGCGGGGCCATGCCGTCACCCTGGCGGAGGCCTCCGACCGCCTGGGCGGCCTGTTGAAATTCACCGACTACGACGATTTAAAGGTGGATCTCATGCGCCTGAAGAACTACCTGATCCGCCAGGTGGAAGCCTCCCCCGTCAAGGTGCTGCTGGGCACGCGCGTCACCCCGGAGTTTATCCGCGCGGGCGGCTATGAGGCGGTCATCCTGGCCGTGGGCTCCGCCCCGGCCCGGCCCCCCATTCCGGGCCTGGATTCCCCCGCGGTGCGCCACGCCACCGAGGTGTACACCCGCCTGGACCAGATCGGCAAGCGGGTGGCCGTCCTGGGCGGCGGACTGGTGGGCTGCGAGACCGGGCTCTTCCTGGCCGAGCGGGACCACAGCGTGACCATCGTGGAGATGCAGCCCGAGCTGGCCCCCGAGGCCAACTGGATGCACCGGGAGGGCATGATGCAGGCCTTCGCCAAGGCCGATCTGACCGCACGCACCTCCATGAAGGTGTCCGGGGTCACGGAGGTTGGCGTGTACGCCGTCAACGGCGCGGGGGAGGAGGAATTCCTCCCCGCCGACACGGTGGTCTACGCCATGGGGATGCGCCCCAACACCCGGATTGTGGAGGAACTTTCCGACGTCTGCCTGGACACCCGGGCCGTGGGCGACTGCGTGCGGGCCCGCAAGGCCCGGCAGGCCATGGAAGAGGGCTTCTGGGCCGCGGTGGATTTGGCATAA
- a CDS encoding cytochrome C biogenesis protein CcmE, giving the protein MVEAVSIPAPIPVLSSVPVSAAILLIGIALFVVLCYRGVHTATSALIASALVALGSTDGFLITITETWATGLGEFAINNGLAFISAGIFSYLMRETRSGEAVAEKMIKVIGADHSPYIIAVTAAILQLAGIQSYIFIVAAMTFSLMKEANLPIYIGYAACIAVPPIVTFTLPGVTAMPNVLPTTFLGTTTFAAPVLSLVTAAVGITLMIFYMQYLIKQARKKNIGYTTSEENEYGASKLFGDIKTPAFWKAIVPIGLVIVLTAWFQLGVGMSAMNALVIGMWITAAVVTVFNWDTVVHKIGLARALSQGTTEMFPFIMMSGCVYGFGLVTQASACFQPLLDMIMSINVNPYLTVWLSVCLIAALCADGVGGMVMWLATFGSQFGVGNTMGVNPEAVHRIAVSAATTFDSLPHSPMLAQGMAVFKTNYKESYKYSFVLTVIFPVIFSLVAVAGAIIFY; this is encoded by the coding sequence ATGGTTGAAGCAGTATCCATCCCCGCGCCCATTCCGGTTCTAAGCAGCGTCCCTGTTTCCGCTGCCATTCTGCTCATCGGCATCGCCCTGTTCGTCGTACTGTGCTACAGGGGCGTGCACACCGCCACCTCGGCCCTGATCGCGTCCGCGCTGGTGGCGCTGGGCAGCACCGACGGCTTCCTGATTACCATCACCGAGACCTGGGCCACCGGCCTGGGTGAGTTCGCCATCAACAACGGCCTGGCCTTCATTTCGGCGGGCATCTTCTCCTACCTGATGCGGGAGACCCGCTCCGGCGAGGCGGTGGCCGAAAAGATGATTAAGGTCATCGGCGCAGACCACTCCCCGTACATCATCGCCGTCACCGCCGCGATTTTGCAGCTGGCCGGCATCCAGAGCTACATCTTCATCGTGGCGGCCATGACCTTCTCCCTGATGAAGGAGGCCAACCTGCCCATCTACATCGGCTACGCCGCCTGCATCGCGGTGCCGCCCATCGTCACCTTCACCCTGCCCGGCGTCACGGCCATGCCCAACGTGCTGCCCACCACCTTCCTGGGCACCACCACCTTCGCGGCCCCGGTGCTCTCCCTGGTCACCGCCGCCGTGGGCATCACGCTGATGATCTTCTACATGCAGTACCTGATTAAGCAGGCGCGGAAGAAGAACATCGGCTACACCACCTCCGAGGAGAACGAGTACGGCGCCAGCAAGCTCTTCGGCGACATCAAGACCCCCGCCTTCTGGAAGGCCATCGTGCCCATCGGCCTGGTCATCGTCCTCACCGCCTGGTTCCAGCTGGGCGTGGGTATGAGCGCCATGAACGCGCTGGTCATCGGCATGTGGATTACCGCCGCCGTGGTCACCGTATTCAACTGGGACACCGTGGTGCACAAAATCGGCCTGGCCCGCGCGCTGAGCCAGGGCACCACCGAGATGTTCCCCTTCATCATGATGTCCGGCTGCGTGTACGGCTTCGGCCTGGTGACCCAGGCGTCCGCCTGCTTCCAGCCCCTGCTGGACATGATCATGAGCATCAACGTCAACCCCTACCTCACCGTGTGGCTCTCCGTGTGCCTGATCGCGGCCCTGTGCGCCGACGGCGTGGGCGGCATGGTCATGTGGCTGGCCACCTTCGGCTCCCAGTTCGGCGTGGGCAACACCATGGGCGTCAACCCGGAGGCCGTCCACCGCATCGCGGTGTCCGCCGCCACCACCTTCGACTCCCTGCCCCA